A stretch of the Bacillus anthracis str. Vollum genome encodes the following:
- the helD gene encoding RNA polymerase recycling motor HelD: MNKKLDQEQKRLDTVIETITQQIDKLENETGRRRAEVINIRKHFWDDVKVNTDTFDDYLETVINLRQQAQSLAVTQITHKHTFNRLAALRRMHKAPYFGRIDFKEEGESAAEQIYIGVATLTDASGENFLIYDWRAPISSVYYDYPPGPAEYSTPGGVIHGNVEKKLQYIIQNGEIDSMFDTSLTIGDEILQQALGKGTNKHMQSIVATIQREQNEIIRHDEGRLLIVQGAAGSGKTSAALQRIAYLLYKYREWLKADQIILFSPNSMFNSYVSNVLPELGEENMQQVTFQEYLNHRLSKSFDVEDPYEQLEYMLTETNSPAYKTRNASIRFKASTQFFEMIRAYRQSLESSGMLFRGMKFRGKLIVSAKEITEQFYNTDSSLRFHSRIEKLTDWLNKQIDAIEKAELKKPWVEEEIELLSKDEYQKAYKYLQKKGEFDDNSFQDFEKETRVLGRMIVRKKLKPLRKGVQTLRFINFTGIYKQLFTDASWGTGEKLKEWDDICSLTVNMLDEGKLYYEDATPFLLLKELIEGFQTNRSIKHVLVDEAQDYSPFQFEFLKRLFPAARMTVLGDFNQAIFAHASETVNFDTLTNLYGPDETNGINLTRSYRSTKPIIEFTRALVPEGKNIHAFERDGEKPTVTKVANESELHERITAKVAELQKQNHNTIAIICKSAAESAAAYEALSPIENIKLVKSNSAEYEQGIVVIPAYLAKGIEFDAVIIYDASKDVYNDESVRRLFYTACTRAMHELQLYSVGEVSPFIVEADSESFELITP; the protein is encoded by the coding sequence ATGAACAAAAAACTTGATCAAGAGCAAAAACGATTGGATACCGTAATCGAAACGATTACGCAGCAAATTGATAAGCTGGAAAACGAAACTGGCAGACGCCGAGCAGAAGTAATCAATATTCGTAAACATTTCTGGGATGACGTGAAAGTGAATACTGATACTTTTGATGATTATCTTGAAACAGTTATCAACTTAAGACAACAAGCTCAGTCACTAGCTGTCACACAAATTACTCATAAGCACACCTTTAATCGACTTGCCGCATTAAGACGCATGCATAAAGCACCTTATTTTGGACGAATTGATTTCAAAGAAGAAGGAGAATCTGCTGCGGAGCAAATTTATATTGGCGTTGCTACACTTACTGATGCTAGCGGAGAAAACTTTCTTATATACGACTGGCGCGCACCCATTTCGAGTGTCTACTACGATTATCCACCAGGGCCGGCTGAATATAGTACACCAGGCGGAGTAATCCACGGTAATGTGGAGAAAAAATTACAATACATTATTCAAAATGGCGAGATTGATTCTATGTTCGATACGAGCCTTACAATTGGCGATGAGATCTTGCAACAAGCGCTCGGAAAAGGTACAAACAAACATATGCAAAGTATCGTTGCTACGATTCAGCGCGAGCAAAATGAAATTATTCGTCACGATGAAGGCCGACTCCTTATCGTACAAGGAGCTGCTGGTAGCGGTAAAACGTCAGCCGCCCTGCAACGAATCGCCTACTTACTATATAAATATCGCGAATGGCTAAAAGCTGATCAAATTATTCTCTTCTCCCCTAACTCTATGTTCAACAGCTACGTTTCTAACGTACTACCTGAACTTGGTGAAGAGAATATGCAGCAAGTTACATTCCAAGAATATTTAAACCATAGACTAAGTAAGTCATTTGATGTGGAAGACCCTTATGAACAATTAGAGTATATGCTAACTGAAACGAATAGCCCTGCCTATAAAACGAGAAATGCTAGTATTCGTTTTAAAGCATCTACTCAATTTTTCGAGATGATTCGAGCGTACAGACAATCTCTTGAATCTTCAGGCATGCTATTTAGAGGAATGAAATTTAGAGGAAAACTGATTGTTTCTGCGAAAGAAATTACAGAGCAGTTTTACAATACCGACTCCTCCCTCCGCTTCCATAGTCGAATTGAGAAGTTAACGGATTGGCTAAATAAACAAATAGATGCAATTGAAAAAGCAGAATTGAAAAAGCCTTGGGTAGAAGAAGAAATTGAATTACTTAGTAAAGATGAATACCAAAAGGCTTATAAATACTTGCAGAAAAAAGGCGAGTTTGACGACAACTCCTTTCAAGATTTTGAGAAAGAAACGAGAGTACTTGGACGTATGATTGTCCGTAAAAAATTGAAGCCGCTGCGTAAAGGCGTTCAAACATTACGCTTTATCAATTTCACAGGTATATATAAACAACTTTTCACAGATGCATCATGGGGGACTGGAGAAAAACTGAAAGAATGGGATGACATTTGCTCACTAACGGTGAACATGCTCGATGAAGGAAAGCTATATTACGAGGATGCGACTCCATTTTTACTTTTAAAAGAGTTAATTGAAGGTTTCCAAACGAACAGATCGATTAAACACGTACTCGTAGACGAAGCACAAGATTATTCGCCGTTTCAGTTCGAGTTTTTAAAACGTCTCTTCCCTGCCGCAAGAATGACGGTACTTGGAGACTTTAACCAAGCAATATTTGCTCATGCGAGTGAAACAGTTAATTTCGATACACTTACGAATTTATACGGGCCAGACGAAACAAACGGCATTAACTTAACTCGTAGTTATCGCTCAACAAAACCAATTATTGAATTTACACGTGCTCTCGTACCGGAAGGGAAGAACATTCACGCCTTTGAACGTGACGGTGAGAAACCTACAGTGACGAAAGTAGCGAATGAGAGCGAACTGCACGAACGTATTACTGCCAAAGTTGCTGAATTACAAAAACAAAATCACAACACGATCGCAATTATATGTAAATCTGCAGCTGAAAGCGCCGCTGCCTATGAGGCACTTAGTCCTATCGAGAATATTAAACTCGTGAAGAGTAACTCAGCCGAGTATGAGCAAGGCATTGTCGTGATCCCAGCTTACTTAGCGAAGGGTATCGAATTTGATGCCGTTATTATTTACGATGCGTCTAAAGATGTATACAACGATGAGAGCGTTCGTCGATTGTTCTACACTGCTTGTACACGCGCAATGCATGAATTACAACTTTATAGCGTTGGCGAGGTTAGTCCTTTTATTGTTGAGGCTGATTCGGAGAGTTTTGAGCTTATTACACCTTGA
- the prsA gene encoding peptidylprolyl isomerase PrsA translates to MKKAMLALAATSVIALSACGTSSSDKIVTSKAGDITKDEFYEQMKTQAGKQVLNNMVMEKVLIKNYKVEDKEVDKKYDEMKKQYGDQFDTLLKQQGIKEETLKTGVRAQLAQEKAIEKTITDKELKDNYKPEIKASHILVKDEATAKKVKEELGQGKSFEELAKQYSEDTGSKEKGGDLGFFGAGKMVKEFEDAAYKLKKDEVSEPVKSQFGYHIIKVTDIKEPEKSFEQSKADIKKELVAKKSQDGEFMNDLMMKEIKKADVKVDDKDLKDLFEEKKADAKKEEKK, encoded by the coding sequence ATGAAGAAAGCTATGCTTGCCTTAGCCGCAACAAGTGTAATCGCATTATCAGCATGTGGAACATCATCATCAGACAAAATTGTTACATCTAAAGCTGGTGACATTACAAAAGACGAATTCTACGAGCAAATGAAGACACAAGCTGGTAAACAAGTGTTAAACAACATGGTTATGGAAAAAGTACTTATTAAAAACTACAAAGTTGAAGACAAAGAAGTAGACAAAAAGTACGATGAAATGAAAAAACAATACGGTGATCAATTCGATACACTATTAAAACAACAAGGTATTAAAGAAGAAACGTTAAAAACTGGTGTGCGTGCTCAATTAGCTCAAGAAAAAGCTATCGAGAAAACAATCACTGATAAAGAATTGAAAGACAACTACAAGCCTGAAATTAAAGCAAGCCACATTCTTGTAAAAGATGAAGCGACTGCGAAAAAGGTGAAAGAAGAACTTGGACAAGGCAAATCTTTCGAAGAGTTAGCGAAACAATACTCTGAAGATACTGGTTCAAAAGAAAAAGGTGGCGACTTAGGATTCTTCGGAGCTGGTAAAATGGTTAAAGAATTCGAAGATGCTGCTTATAAACTGAAAAAAGATGAAGTAAGCGAGCCTGTGAAATCACAATTCGGTTACCACATCATTAAAGTTACAGACATTAAAGAACCAGAAAAATCATTCGAGCAATCTAAAGCTGACATCAAAAAAGAATTAGTTGCGAAGAAATCACAAGACGGCGAATTCATGAACGACCTTATGATGAAAGAAATCAAAAAAGCTGACGTAAAAGTTGACGATAAAGATTTGAAAGATCTTTTCGAAGAGAAAAAAGCTGACGCTAAAAAAGAAGAAAAGAAATAA
- a CDS encoding DUF1878 family protein: MDVVRRLEQAEYYVDLLFKMIDEEKCPFYSLIIKKKARKKDIERILNLCEILNEQYVVEKAEGLLLFDALLDQFEKALPHQLEVHETAEALAKQGLFKPLMNEFLSMIAKK; the protein is encoded by the coding sequence ATGGACGTTGTTAGAAGATTAGAACAAGCTGAATACTATGTAGACCTACTATTTAAAATGATTGATGAAGAAAAGTGTCCATTTTATTCTTTGATCATAAAGAAAAAAGCTCGTAAAAAAGATATTGAACGTATACTAAATCTTTGTGAAATACTGAACGAACAATATGTAGTAGAGAAGGCCGAAGGGCTTCTGTTGTTCGATGCGCTGTTAGATCAATTTGAAAAAGCGCTTCCACATCAGCTCGAAGTACACGAAACTGCGGAAGCGCTAGCAAAACAAGGTTTATTCAAACCGCTTATGAATGAATTCTTAAGCATGATTGCGAAAAAGTAA
- a CDS encoding HTH-type transcriptional regulator Hpr: MKSGEKDYSVKEAMIFSQRIAQLSKALWKCVEKDWQMWIKPYDLNINEHHILTIAYHLKGASISEIAKFGVMHVSTAFNFSKKLEERGYLVFSKKEDDKRNTYIEITDKGEELLLRLMEEYDPENNSVFNGALALRNFYGKFPENIELIAILRNIYGQDFIDIFEKSLEDIEENFTESDQKLVKK, from the coding sequence ATGAAAAGTGGAGAAAAAGATTACTCGGTAAAAGAAGCGATGATTTTCAGCCAACGCATTGCTCAATTATCGAAAGCGTTATGGAAATGTGTAGAAAAAGATTGGCAAATGTGGATTAAGCCTTACGATTTAAACATCAATGAGCATCATATTTTAACAATCGCTTATCATTTAAAAGGGGCTTCTATTTCTGAGATTGCTAAGTTTGGAGTTATGCACGTATCAACGGCGTTTAACTTCTCGAAAAAGCTGGAAGAACGCGGCTATCTTGTATTCTCGAAAAAAGAAGATGATAAACGAAATACGTACATTGAAATTACAGACAAAGGGGAAGAATTACTACTTCGCTTAATGGAGGAGTATGACCCTGAAAATAATTCAGTGTTTAATGGGGCCCTTGCACTTCGTAATTTTTATGGGAAGTTCCCAGAAAATATCGAACTGATTGCTATCTTGCGTAACATTTACGGACAAGACTTCATCGATATTTTTGAGAAATCATTAGAAGATATTGAAGAGAACTTTACAGAATCCGATCAGAAGTTAGTTAAGAAGTAA
- a CDS encoding YtxH domain-containing protein, with translation MSKAKSFITGVICGGAVAGLAVLFSTPSSGKDMRGKLKEKGNDIKKTLADITADTKLLKRQIVETASEGKEVFQELKDDMHDTLSNWKQDISQNKRHIEKEILDIQKSIEKLQEAVPEKA, from the coding sequence ATGTCAAAAGCTAAATCCTTTATTACAGGTGTCATTTGCGGCGGAGCAGTTGCTGGACTAGCTGTTCTCTTCTCAACTCCTTCTTCTGGCAAAGACATGCGTGGCAAGTTAAAAGAAAAAGGAAATGATATTAAAAAGACTTTAGCTGATATTACAGCTGATACGAAATTATTAAAACGTCAAATCGTTGAAACTGCTTCAGAAGGTAAAGAAGTGTTCCAAGAATTAAAAGACGATATGCACGATACACTTTCTAACTGGAAGCAAGACATTTCTCAAAACAAACGACATATTGAGAAAGAGATTTTGGACATTCAAAAATCAATTGAGAAACTACAAGAAGCTGTTCCGGAAAAAGCGTAA
- a CDS encoding HIT family protein, producing the protein MNHTADNCIFCKIIDGQILCSKVYEDEHVLAFLDISQVTKGHTLVIPKVHKQDIFALTPEIASHIFSVVPKIANAIKAEFNPVGFNLLNNNGEKAGQTVFHFHLHLIPRYGENDGFGAVWKSHQNEYTMENLQNIASTIANSVK; encoded by the coding sequence ATGAATCATACAGCGGATAATTGTATTTTTTGCAAAATCATTGACGGGCAAATCCTTTGCTCAAAAGTATACGAAGATGAACATGTGCTTGCATTTTTAGATATTAGTCAAGTAACAAAAGGACATACTCTTGTTATTCCAAAAGTTCACAAACAAGACATTTTTGCGTTAACGCCAGAAATCGCATCACACATTTTTTCTGTCGTTCCAAAAATCGCAAATGCGATTAAAGCAGAGTTTAATCCAGTTGGCTTTAACCTACTTAACAATAACGGCGAGAAAGCTGGACAAACTGTGTTCCACTTCCACCTTCATTTAATTCCACGCTACGGTGAAAACGATGGTTTCGGTGCTGTTTGGAAATCACATCAAAATGAATACACAATGGAAAATTTACAAAACATCGCAAGTACAATTGCAAATAGCGTGAAATAG
- the ecsA gene encoding ABC transporter ATP-binding protein EcsA — protein sequence MSELLRVENVTGGYTKRPVLKDVSFSVNKGELVGLIGLNGAGKSTTIKHIIGLMEPKKGTVTINGKTIRDDMTAYRSSFSFIPETPVLYDELTLEEHLKLTAMAYGVDEKQYEERVGQLLQEFRMKNRLKWFPSHFSKGMKQKVMIMSAFLVEPSLYIVDEPFVGLDPLVIQSLLQMMDQMKKSGAGILMSTHILATAERYCDSFIILHQGEVRAKGTLSELQLQFNMPGATLDDIYIALTKEEDYE from the coding sequence ATGAGCGAGTTATTGCGTGTAGAAAATGTTACAGGAGGATATACGAAACGACCTGTATTAAAAGATGTTTCGTTCTCTGTGAATAAAGGTGAACTTGTCGGCTTAATCGGTTTAAATGGAGCAGGTAAAAGTACGACGATTAAACATATTATCGGTTTAATGGAACCGAAAAAAGGAACTGTCACAATTAATGGGAAAACAATTCGTGATGATATGACTGCGTACCGTTCTAGTTTTTCGTTCATCCCAGAAACACCAGTATTATATGATGAGCTAACGCTAGAAGAACATTTGAAGTTAACAGCGATGGCTTACGGTGTCGATGAAAAACAATACGAAGAACGTGTAGGACAATTATTACAAGAATTCCGTATGAAAAATCGTTTGAAATGGTTTCCGTCTCATTTCTCAAAAGGGATGAAACAAAAAGTAATGATTATGAGTGCGTTTTTAGTAGAGCCATCTCTTTACATTGTGGACGAACCGTTCGTTGGGCTTGATCCGTTAGTAATCCAATCACTCCTTCAAATGATGGATCAAATGAAAAAGAGCGGTGCAGGTATTTTAATGAGTACACATATTTTAGCGACGGCAGAACGTTATTGTGATTCATTCATTATTTTGCATCAAGGCGAGGTAAGAGCGAAGGGAACATTATCTGAACTGCAATTACAGTTTAATATGCCAGGCGCAACGTTAGATGATATTTATATTGCATTAACGAAGGAAGAAGATTATGAATAG
- the ecsB gene encoding ABC transporter permease EcsB has product MNSTALWKERFRHFLQEVRTYSKYVFNDHLKFIFVFIIGAGAYYYQQWLQTLTPSFPTALVMAVLLGLVLTAGSIQTLLKEADLVYLLPVEEKLKPYFTKAFLFTFMIQLYIIAIVAAALAPLYFQQMKQTGAAYIWIVIAFVMVKAWNLFVAWEKSFLTDQNIQRADWFIRFILNAVFVYFLVERTSVMFIGGIVLLMVLYLAIMHQMVKGKPLNWEYLISEEGKKMMLLYRIANMFVDVPALKERVARRKWLDFILSMIGEKRTYLYLYTRTFLRSGNYFGLYVRLLALGGVILYFIPFLYGRFIVSLIFLYLIGYQLLTLWKHHRMKIWLDLYPVGGEEKKKDFLTLLNAILITGSIIFTIIFLLATKDFMMTGILLVVSIVFSIGFVYQYGAKRIERLN; this is encoded by the coding sequence ATGAATAGCACAGCGTTATGGAAAGAACGATTTCGTCACTTTTTACAAGAAGTTCGTACATATAGTAAATACGTATTTAATGATCATTTAAAATTTATTTTCGTATTCATCATCGGCGCAGGAGCGTATTATTACCAGCAATGGTTACAAACGTTAACACCTTCGTTTCCGACTGCGCTCGTTATGGCAGTGTTACTTGGACTCGTATTAACAGCCGGATCTATTCAAACGTTATTAAAAGAAGCAGATCTCGTTTACTTACTGCCAGTTGAAGAAAAGTTAAAACCGTACTTCACAAAGGCATTTCTTTTTACGTTTATGATTCAGTTATACATAATCGCCATCGTAGCAGCAGCGCTTGCCCCGTTATACTTCCAGCAAATGAAGCAAACAGGAGCGGCTTACATATGGATTGTAATCGCGTTTGTCATGGTAAAAGCGTGGAATTTATTCGTAGCATGGGAAAAATCATTCTTAACAGACCAAAATATACAAAGAGCCGATTGGTTCATTCGATTTATTTTAAACGCCGTATTTGTTTATTTCCTTGTGGAACGTACTTCCGTTATGTTTATTGGTGGAATCGTCCTTCTCATGGTGTTATATCTTGCGATCATGCATCAAATGGTGAAGGGAAAACCACTAAACTGGGAGTATTTAATTTCTGAAGAAGGTAAAAAGATGATGCTACTGTACCGCATCGCGAACATGTTCGTTGATGTACCAGCATTAAAAGAGAGAGTAGCACGTAGAAAATGGCTTGATTTCATTCTGTCGATGATCGGCGAAAAGCGTACATATTTATACTTATATACGAGAACGTTCTTAAGATCTGGTAATTATTTTGGATTATATGTGCGTCTGCTCGCTCTTGGAGGAGTTATTCTTTACTTCATCCCGTTTTTATATGGACGATTTATCGTAAGTCTTATCTTCTTATATTTAATCGGTTATCAGCTATTAACTTTATGGAAGCACCACCGCATGAAGATTTGGCTTGATTTGTATCCAGTAGGGGGAGAAGAGAAGAAGAAAGATTTTCTTACTTTACTAAATGCGATCCTTATTACAGGTAGTATTATCTTTACAATCATATTTCTACTAGCGACGAAAGATTTCATGATGACAGGAATTTTACTAGTCGTAAGCATAGTATTTAGTATCGGTTTCGTTTATCAATACGGGGCGAAACGAATTGAGCGTTTAAATTGA
- the ecsC gene encoding ecs operon protein EcsC: MITYEEKVIKELEQWKATFMKDSSMMTRFSKKVQTKVQQLIPAKVQKVLTETIRMMVQTISAGSNFIKPKLKETNWSLQRRDDEVRKKMDEYKKIAAAEGAGTGAGGILLGLADFPLLLGIKIKFLFDAATLYGFDTSDKEERLFILHVFQLAFSSDEHRKEIWKAIETWDTEEENHMDWEKFQTEYRDYIDLAKMLQLVPIIGAPVGAYANYQLLQRLGEVTMNCYRMRLLNRN; encoded by the coding sequence ATGATTACATATGAAGAAAAGGTTATAAAAGAGCTGGAGCAGTGGAAAGCTACATTCATGAAAGATTCTTCTATGATGACACGGTTCTCAAAGAAAGTGCAGACGAAAGTACAACAGCTTATTCCGGCGAAAGTGCAAAAAGTATTAACAGAAACGATTCGGATGATGGTACAAACAATTAGTGCCGGATCAAACTTTATAAAGCCGAAATTAAAAGAGACGAACTGGTCATTGCAAAGACGAGATGATGAAGTACGTAAAAAAATGGATGAGTACAAAAAAATAGCAGCGGCAGAAGGAGCAGGGACGGGAGCAGGCGGTATTCTCCTTGGCCTTGCTGACTTTCCGCTTTTGCTCGGTATTAAAATTAAATTTTTATTCGATGCAGCAACATTGTACGGATTTGATACGAGCGATAAAGAAGAGCGCCTTTTTATCCTTCACGTTTTCCAACTTGCCTTTTCAAGTGACGAACACCGAAAAGAAATATGGAAAGCCATCGAAACGTGGGATACAGAAGAAGAAAATCATATGGACTGGGAAAAGTTCCAAACAGAGTACCGAGACTATATTGATTTAGCAAAAATGCTTCAGCTCGTACCAATAATCGGTGCCCCGGTCGGCGCATATGCGAACTATCAATTACTGCAAAGACTTGGGGAAGTAACGATGAATTGTTATCGTATGCGATTGTTGAATAGGAATTAA
- a CDS encoding YjcZ family sporulation protein, translated as MGLGGKGGSGGNGGGEVGQAGKSGFSLIIVLFVVLIIVGVSYIGLGF; from the coding sequence ATGGGACTTGGTGGTAAAGGTGGTAGTGGCGGTAACGGCGGTGGTGAAGTTGGACAAGCTGGTAAGAGCGGATTTTCATTAATCATTGTGCTTTTTGTCGTATTAATTATAGTTGGCGTTAGCTATATCGGACTTGGCTTCTAA
- a CDS encoding TetR/AcrR family transcriptional regulator, whose product MTKNLQTSQNIVEASFKLMAEHGIEKMSLSMIAKEVGISKPAIYYHFSSKEALVDFLFEEIFSGYHFVSYFDKEQYTKENFVEKLIADGLHMLSEYEGQEGILRVINEFIVTAARNEKYQKRLFEIQEEFLNGFHELLKKGARLGVVSQHATEENAHTLALVIDNMSNYMLMGFQLKYKEIWIRNVKNVMKEE is encoded by the coding sequence ATGACAAAGAATTTACAAACATCGCAAAACATTGTAGAGGCGTCATTTAAACTTATGGCAGAGCACGGCATTGAGAAGATGAGCCTTTCCATGATTGCGAAAGAGGTAGGTATTTCAAAACCGGCTATTTATTATCATTTTTCTTCTAAAGAAGCGTTAGTTGATTTTTTATTTGAAGAAATTTTTTCTGGTTATCATTTCGTGAGTTATTTTGATAAAGAGCAATATACGAAAGAAAATTTTGTAGAAAAGTTAATCGCAGATGGTTTACATATGCTCTCTGAGTATGAAGGACAAGAAGGAATACTACGTGTTATAAATGAATTTATCGTAACTGCGGCGCGAAATGAAAAGTATCAGAAACGCTTATTTGAAATACAAGAAGAGTTTTTAAATGGTTTCCACGAATTATTGAAGAAAGGCGCGAGACTAGGCGTTGTGTCACAGCATGCAACAGAAGAAAACGCTCATACGCTAGCGCTTGTAATTGATAATATGAGCAATTACATGCTCATGGGATTTCAGTTAAAGTATAAAGAAATTTGGATTCGAAATGTGAAAAACGTCATGAAGGAGGAATAA
- a CDS encoding PH domain-containing protein, producing the protein MDPLKNEIHPDMVKVWKVRAVIEEGIGILVMLAYLFLMIKFDWWAWILYVMIGLTVVFAPFSYFLFPKLRQRYYSYQLNEEELEIQHGLFVVKRVLVPMIRVQHVTIEQGPIMRKYGLAELHISTAATSHSIPGLTMYEAEMLKTKIAELAKVSDEDV; encoded by the coding sequence ATGGATCCATTGAAAAATGAAATTCACCCTGACATGGTCAAGGTGTGGAAAGTTCGGGCTGTAATAGAAGAAGGGATCGGTATTCTCGTCATGTTAGCGTACCTTTTCCTCATGATAAAGTTTGATTGGTGGGCGTGGATTTTGTATGTAATGATTGGGCTAACAGTTGTGTTCGCACCATTTTCGTACTTCTTATTCCCGAAACTACGTCAACGTTATTACAGCTACCAACTAAATGAAGAAGAACTTGAAATTCAGCATGGCCTTTTCGTCGTAAAGCGCGTATTAGTACCGATGATTCGTGTGCAGCACGTGACGATTGAACAAGGTCCGATAATGAGAAAATATGGTTTAGCAGAATTACACATTTCAACAGCAGCAACTTCTCACAGCATCCCAGGCTTAACGATGTATGAAGCAGAAATGTTGAAAACGAAAATCGCAGAATTAGCGAAAGTGAGTGATGAGGATGTATAA
- a CDS encoding CPCC family cysteine-rich protein: protein MKYTCPCCGYKTLEEEPPGTYEICNICFWEDDSVQFKEPDYEGGANEVSLRQAQENFIVFGACEKRCIELVRKPTSEDVKDASWKQIC from the coding sequence ATGAAATACACTTGTCCATGCTGCGGATATAAAACATTAGAAGAAGAACCACCAGGTACATATGAAATTTGTAACATATGTTTTTGGGAAGATGATTCTGTTCAATTTAAAGAGCCTGACTATGAAGGCGGGGCAAATGAAGTTTCGTTAAGACAAGCGCAGGAAAATTTCATTGTGTTTGGTGCCTGTGAAAAGCGATGTATTGAATTGGTTAGAAAGCCGACTAGTGAAGATGTGAAGGATGCTAGTTGGAAGCAAATTTGTTAA
- a CDS encoding DUF1304 domain-containing protein: MEIIAAILVGIVALEHLFIMILEMFFMNSKVAKRAFKLPEHLEGDRNVAIMFANQGLYNGFLAVGLIWGLILGLNSIGYMVQLFFVICVVVAALFGGFTSNKSIIVKQGLPAILALIALLIVI, encoded by the coding sequence GTGGAAATAATCGCAGCTATTTTAGTCGGGATCGTAGCATTAGAGCATTTATTTATCATGATCCTCGAAATGTTTTTTATGAATTCAAAAGTGGCAAAACGTGCTTTTAAATTACCGGAGCATTTAGAAGGAGATCGAAACGTCGCCATTATGTTTGCAAACCAAGGTTTATATAATGGATTTTTAGCCGTTGGTCTCATTTGGGGACTTATACTTGGTCTCAATTCAATTGGTTATATGGTTCAATTATTCTTTGTAATATGTGTGGTAGTAGCAGCTCTTTTTGGCGGTTTCACATCTAATAAATCAATTATTGTGAAACAAGGACTTCCAGCTATATTAGCGTTGATTGCCCTTTTAATTGTGATATAG
- a CDS encoding lipoprotein, translated as MRKLLTVIGITFLILAGCSNGDFEKEIDAGKTALTNKEYKNALSSFERALDEKKDDSGAIVLVEQTKIMMEAVKLKEEKKIEESIQSFEKVENMKDGNATLIKQAKKERTALLAILEQKKKYSEQLTKSEELINKKNYAEAKETLNKLVLETKDNKNLEEYNKKAVGLVTKIGEEEKTAKSKATAKAQKTSAVTSQKVVTEKNQDAFTFEKAKEYIKNEYKENYDYTLENTQVENGKKYYQIRVRTTYKIEGAAGSGFTGVFKVFEDGTIVEMH; from the coding sequence TTGAGGAAGTTATTAACGGTAATTGGAATTACATTTTTAATATTAGCAGGATGTAGTAATGGAGATTTTGAAAAAGAAATAGATGCAGGGAAGACCGCGTTAACGAATAAAGAATATAAAAATGCCTTATCATCATTTGAGCGAGCGCTGGATGAGAAAAAAGACGATTCAGGTGCAATAGTGCTTGTAGAACAAACGAAAATCATGATGGAAGCAGTGAAGTTAAAAGAAGAAAAAAAGATAGAAGAATCAATTCAATCATTTGAAAAAGTAGAGAATATGAAGGATGGAAATGCTACACTGATAAAGCAGGCCAAGAAAGAACGAACAGCATTACTAGCCATTTTAGAACAAAAAAAGAAGTATAGCGAGCAACTGACGAAAAGTGAAGAGCTAATAAATAAGAAAAATTATGCAGAAGCGAAAGAGACATTAAATAAGCTAGTTTTAGAAACAAAAGATAACAAGAACCTTGAAGAATATAATAAAAAAGCAGTAGGATTAGTTACGAAAATTGGTGAAGAAGAAAAAACTGCAAAGAGTAAAGCGACAGCGAAGGCACAAAAAACAAGTGCAGTAACGAGTCAAAAGGTAGTAACAGAAAAGAATCAAGATGCATTTACTTTTGAGAAAGCGAAAGAATATATTAAAAATGAATATAAAGAAAACTATGATTACACGCTAGAAAATACGCAAGTAGAGAATGGAAAGAAATATTATCAAATTAGAGTGCGTACGACATATAAAATAGAAGGCGCAGCTGGATCAGGATTTACTGGTGTATTCAAAGTATTTGAAGATGGTACAATTGTGGAAATGCACTAA